One genomic segment of Impatiens glandulifera chromosome 6, dImpGla2.1, whole genome shotgun sequence includes these proteins:
- the LOC124943760 gene encoding probable rhamnogalacturonate lyase B codes for MKNPCTWRLIILAQLFFIIHGGSLSNYTRGILRNETEALAVSPVKLLVYPNEVIMSNGIVSVTFSNPQGDVTAIRYGRIENILDTLNKEDNRGYWDVVWNGDGDEKSMFYDTEESNIDIEATHSVPIDRADGTHFKVIVQNENQVEISFSRTWKWSGAPLNIDKRFIMHRGSSGFYAYGIFERKSYFPASRIDQIRIVFKLREDLFDYMAISDEIQKVMPSNKDRANGETLDYPEAVRLENGEVDDKYQYASDNKDNKVHGWISRKENIGFWIITPSDEFRTGGPLKRDLTSHCGPTSLSMFVSTHYAGLPLAMYFENKEPWKKVFGPVFIYLNSNKKTWPMWEDAKLQLYKETLSWPYNFPLSSDFPRSNQRGVLIGKLNVQDGYISLKFLQGAYAYVGLAAPGKAGSWQYESKWYQFWTKADNKGNFVIKGVRPGNYNLFAWVPGLIGDYKYDYIVTISPGFTTRLNHLLFKPPRVGVTLWEIGYPDRSSQEFYIPNSDPYYSNYIFKSFEKFRQYGLWYRYSQMYPRRDLVYIIGLSNHTKHWLFAQVTRNSQKNVFEGTTWQIVFRLEHIEKNGMYTLQLAIAGASGAELQVRVNRYEKLPLFTTGLIGTENMIARHSNHGLYRLYSVSFRGSQLYMGKNVIYLTQTRGRTPFNGLMYDYIRLEAPSRR; via the exons ATGAAGAATCCATGCACATGGAGGCTGATAATTCTTGCCCAATTGTTCTTCATCATCCATGGTGGTTCTTTATCTAATTACACTCG AGGAATTTTGCGGAATGAAACTGAAGCTCTTGCTGTCTCACCCGTGAAGTTACTAGTATATCCTAATGAG gTGATAATGTCTAACGGTATAGTGAGCGTCACATTTTCAAACCCTCAAGGCGATGTTACAGCCATTAGATATGGTAGAATCGAAAATATACTAGATACTCTTAACAAAGAGGACAATAGAGG ATATTGGGATGTTGTTTGGAATGGTGACGGTGATGAGAAATCTATGTTTTATGATACTGAAGAATCAAATATTGACATTGAAGCAACACATTCAGTACCAATTGatag GGCTGATGGTACACATTTTAAGGTCATTGTGCAAAATGAAAACCAAGTAGAGATTTCATTTAGTAGGACATGGAAATGGAGCGGAGCTCCTTTAAACATCGATAAGAGATTTATTATGCATAGAGGAAGTTCTGGATTCTATGCCTACGGAATATTCGAGCGCAAAAGCTATTTCCCTGCGTCAAGGATTGACCAGATTAGGATCGTATTTAAGCTCCGGGAAGACTT atttgattACATGGCCATTTCGGATGAAATACAAAAGGTAATGCCGAGTAATAAGGACCGAGCAAATGGTGAGACTCTTGACTACCCAGAAGCTGTTCGCTTAGAAAATGGAGAG gTCGATGACAAGTATCAATACGCTTCCGACaataaagataataaagttCATGGATGGATaagtagaaaagaaaatatagggttttggataaTCACACCGAGTGACGAGTTTCGAACTGGAGGGCCTCTAAAGAGAGACCTCACATCCCATTGTGGCCCTACATCGCTCTCT ATGTTTGTAAGCACTCATTATGCTGGATTGCCTCTAGCCATGTACTTTGAAAACAAAGAACCATGGAAAAAGGTTTTTGGTCCTGTTTTTATCTATCTTAACTCCAATAAGAAAACATGGCCAATGTGGGAGGATGCAAAGTTAcag cTGTATAAAGAAACACTAAGTTGGCCATACAACTTTCCACTTTCGTCGGATTTCCCTCGCTCGAATCAACGAGGAGTTTTAATCGGAAAATTAAATGTTCAAGACGGGTA tattagtttaaaatttctaCAAGGTGCCTATGCTTATGTGGGATTGGCTGCACCAGGGAAGGCTGGTTCATGGCAATATGAAAGCAAG TGGTATCAATTTTGGACAAAAGCAGATAATAAAGggaattttgttattaaagGTGTTAGACCTGGAAATTACAACTTATTTGCTTGGGTCCCTGGATTGATTGGGGATTACAAATATGATTATATTGTTACCATTTCACCAG GATTTACAACACGGTTGAACCACCTTTTGTTCAAGCCTCCAAGAGTCGGAGTGACTTTATGGGAGATTGGTTATCCAGATCGTAGTTCTCAAGAATTTTACATACCTAATTCTGATCCGTACTATTCTAACTACATCTTCAAAAGTTTCGAGAA ATTTAGACAATACGGGCTATGGTACCGATATAGTCAAATGTATCCTCGTCGAGATCTTGTCTATATTATCGGATTGAGTAACCACACGAAACATTGGTTATTTGCTCAAGTTACAAG AAATTCACAGAAAAATGTGTTTGAAGGCACCACGTGGCAAATTGTTTTTCGACTAGAACACATCGAGAAGAACGGGATGTACACTCTTCAATTGGCAATAGCTGGGGCATCTGGGGCTGAGTTGCAGGTGCGAGTGAATAGATATGAAAAGCTACCACTTTTCACAACCGGTTTAATTGGAACAGAAAATATGATTGCAAGACATAGTAATCATGGACTATATAGGCTCTATAGTGTTTCCTTTCGGGGAAGTCAATTATACATGggaaaaaatgttatttatctAACACAAACTAGAGGAAGAACTCCATTCAATGGGCTTATGTACGATTATATTCGTCTCGAAGCCCCTTCCAGGCGATGA